The region TGGCACCCCATGGAGGGTGGACAAGGAACATCTTTTTCTTGGGCTGGTAAATGTCTGGCTTCTATTTGCAAGAGTAGTCAAGGTGATGTCGCCATGGCCTCCAATCTCCCTCTCATCTTTCCAGATAGTCAATGGCTATTTTGTGCACTTCTTTGCACCTCAAGGCCTTCCAGCTGTGCCTAAGAATGTGGTCTTTGTGATTGATATCAGCGGCTCCATGACCGGCCGGAAAATACAGCAGGTGCTCTTCTGGGTGCAAGTGGCAGAAGGGAACAGaggaaaagttgtttttttttttctttaaagtggaAAAAAGCTGATATTTCTGCTGAAAGAGTAGGAAGGGAGACAAGATCTTTAACTCACAAAGCATCTGCCCTCTTTTGTGAGAGGCTGAGGCCTGGGTCAGTGGTACAGATGGCACCGCCGGGCTCCCCACCTCGGGCTGGGAGGAGATGTCACTCAGTTGAGCTCTCCCAGcttcttgtctgctatctctgTCTTTCCCAGACAAGGGAGGCCCTCCTCAGAATCCTGGGGGATGTGAAGGAGAATGACTACCTGAATTTCATCCTGTTCAGTAGTGATGTGACCACCTGGAAAGACAGCTTAGTCCAAGCCACTCCCGAGAACCTCCAGGAGGCCAGAGCGTTTGTGAGAAACATTCACAGTGGTGGAAGTAAGAGCAGGAAGGAGAGCAGACAAGTgtcctgctggcttctctctctgcCCTGAGCAGCCTGTCTCCCTCTTGCCTGGGGGCAGAGACTCTTGGTCTGCAGACACTGGCTGGGGGTAGAGGCAGGGGTGAGGGTCCTCAGGCTTGAAGGAGGACTTCCGGGTGTCTCCTGTGGGTCTAGGGAAATATTCCCTCTGTTCCTAACCCATTGTCCTGGTGCTCCACTAGTTCCACAAAGATAAGGCCCCCAAAGGACTGATTTCCCGACTGCCCCCACTCCAGCATCCTTGCACCCTGGCACCCTGAGGACTCTCCCATGGTgccgtctgtctgtctgtgtcctAGTGACCAACATAAATGACGGGCTGCTGAGGGCCATCAGTATGCTGAACAAGGCCCGGGAAGAGCATAAGATCCCAGAGAGAAGCACTTCCATCGTCATAATGCTGACCGATGGGGACGCCAATGTAGGTGAGAGTGGCAGGTGTGGCAGGTGAGAGTGTATGCTACTCCTGGCTCTGTGGCCTGCTCACTGCGAGACCTTGGGTGGCCCTTCCTGGGTCTCCCATGGCCTCCCAGCCCCTGCTGGGGCTCCCCATCGTCTGCCCTGACAAGGGCTCCTGGTTAGGGCTCCAGCAACTCTGCGCCTATCAGGGCTGTGGCTGGAGCGCGAGCTCGCCTTCTCCCGCAGGTGAAAGCAGACCTGAAAAGATCCAAGAAAACGTGCGGAATGCCATCAGCGGCAAGTTCCCCTTGTATAACTTGGGCTTTGGCAATAATCTGAATTACAACTTcctggagagtatggccctggagaACCATGGGCTTGCCCGGCGCATTTATGAGGATTCCGATGCCGACTTGCAGTTGCAGGTACAACTTGTCTTGCACACCTCCAGGAACGAAGAGCTCACCACCACCCCCGGCAGCTGTTTCTGGTGTGACAATTTCAGTTATTAGAAAGAGCTTCCTCTTGGGTTGAAATCTGCCTCTGGctacctcttcttttttttttttttttttaaatattttactatgtttaaggtgaaagtttacacagcaaactaggttcccatttaacaatttttatacaaattgttccatgaaatTGGTAACATTTTTCATAAAGTGTCAACACTCTCattgttttcattctgtttgctctgtttccattaattcagtttccctgcccctccttagcttctcatctttgttttagggtaaatgttgaccatttggtctcatatggtcaATTATTTAAGGGCGCACAGTACTCGAGGGTGATGCTGTTTTGTAAGTCAATCCATTATTCGGACAAAAAGTGACTCTGGCGACCTCTTCTTCATCTATCATGACCTGATTTTGTTCTCAGACTACACAGAACAGAACCGTTTCCTCCATAGAACTGCCGGATCGAATACAGGCCATCTAACTACATTTGAATCTCTGATGAGCAATGAGTCCTCCAGGGCTCCTGATTTTCACTTCTACGTGGTCTTTTGGTTTGTGGGAGCCCCCACCCCAGGTAGAGATTGGCAGACTCCCCGGCCCACAGCAGCATCAGTGGGAGCCTGCCTGTCCCTGTCTTCTCCATACCTGCCCTGGTGGCCTGAGGTGACCAAGTCCCATTTCTGGACCCCAGGGCTTTTACGAGGAAGTGGCCAACCCACTGCTTACCAAGGTGGAGGTGGACTACCCTGAGAACGCCATCCTGGACCTCACCCAGAACAGCTACCAGCACTTCTATGACGGCTCTGAGATCGTGGTGGCTGGGCGCCTGCTGGATGAGGACCTGAATAGCTTTAAGGCAGACGTGAAGGGCCATGGGGTGAGCTGGGCCAGGCCCAGATGTGTACTGGGGGTGGGAAGGCTGTGCATGGCTGGGCTCCTGCCCCCTAGCTGACAGTCCTGGAACCTGAGCCACTTGGCTTCAGGACTCAAGCCCATGACCCCCTCCCCGctgccctgctccctccctctggcTCTAGGCCACCAATGACCTGACCTTCACAGAAGAAGTGGATGTGAAGGAGATGGAGAaggccctgaaggagcaggagtaCATTTTTGGGAACTACATCGAGCGGCTCTGGGCCTACCTCACCATTGAGCAGTTGCTGGATAAACGGTGACCATTTCCCTCTCACACTGCCAGGCCCATGCCTGAGGCCCCAGTAGTGCCCCAGCGCCTGCCTGTGCCTGCCCCTCTGCTGCCTATGCTCTGGGGGAGCCAAGAGCACCAGGACTCCCTGCACTCTGGGAAATGTACCCCACCCCCAGTCCCACCCGTTGTGCCCTCTTCCTGGCCCAGCCCCAGCAAGTATATTTTAGAAGCAGAGCAGTCTGTAAGGCTCCACTACTGATCCGTCATCCCAGGGCTCAAGTGGGCAAACGCTGCCAAGGCCAGCAGCTGGGAGCCCCTCAAGAGCAGGGCGGGCCTCAGCACTCTGTTCCCACATCAGCATGGGCCTGCAGTGACAGGAGACTAAACAGAACTGAAGGCTGGCATTCAGACCCAGCTCCCCAAGAGGGCAGAGCTTGCAGCCCATTCAAGAGGGGAGAAGACACCTTTAGTTTAGGTGGGATAAGACTTTAAACCCCTGGCACATGGATGTCATCATGAGGGATTGCTGTTAGTGGTCATTAAAAGGCCCTTATGTTTGATAGGGGGCAAAAATGAGACCCGGAGAGGGACTGGGGCGTGGCTCCACTGAGCTGGTGAACCAGTGTTTTCTGTGGGCTCTGCCCTGGGGGACGCCACTGTAGGGAGGTGGAGATGGGGTTCCTAGCCTGGTCTGGAAGCCAGGACaggggaaggcaggcagggagcTGTTCTCCAGGCTGACCCTCCCCACTGGCCCCTCCTTACAGCAAGAATGCCTATGGCGAGGAGAAGGAGAACCTCACGGCCCAGGCCCTGGACCTGTCTCTCAAGTACCATTTCGTGACTCCATTGACCTCCATGGTAGTGACCAAGCCCGAGGACAGTGAGGACCAGACGGCCATCGCCGACAAGCCTGGGGAAGGTAGGCAGGAAGAGTAGAGGCCAGAGCAGGGAGGCCTCCCTCTAGGACACCGGGCCCTGGGTGCCAGAAGAGAAGTGTGGCCAGGTGTGGGCCAGGCTGGAGAGACCCAGACATGCTGAAGAGGGCCAGGTCCAGGTGGCATCCAAAGGAAAACTGGCCAAGGGCTTGGGAGGGTGGTGCAGAGAGAGTGAGGTGGTCAGCATGGACAGTGGAGTGTGGAGTAAGAACCTCTGGGTCTCTACAGGACTGTAGGGGGGCATGCTGCCCAGGAGCCATTTCAAGGAAAGGTACTTAGACTGCAGTATGGAAGGGCTTAGTTAGACTAGAAGAAGCATTTCTAGCCTGAAAGTCAGTCCTGGAGCAGGCTACCAGGTACCTGGGGATTGtgagagaaagaggccctgggagCTGGAGCCTGGGACCAGGCCTGCTCAACCAGACCTTCCTACTTGACAGGGGAgtcctgagtgcctactatgacTTGACACGGGTGGGCCATAGGAGTGGTGTTAGGAGGCATGGGAGGCACAAGAGCTGGGCCAGGCCAGGCCTCTGGCCGCCAGGAGCTCCCGATTCCAGGGGAGACATGGTGGGGGCCCAGCTGGCTGCTGGGGAGGTCTGTGGCCTGGGGCTGGGTTGCAGTGAGCTCCAGCCGCTGTTCAGGCTGCTCCCATCACTTTCATTGACTCGGACACTAGTGGATTTCAACTTCTAacacttttctctttttccttccctaTTGTGCCTAAAGATGCAGAAGGTAAGCTTCAGCCTGCGGCTGGCTGGGCATCATGGGAGGTAGACAAGAGAgaagggcggggcggggggggcttTCCAAGTAAGCTGGGAATGCCCCATGCAGGGAGAGGCATCCAGGACACTTGGGCTCTAGCCCCAGTTCTACTGCCAACTCACCAGCGACCTTGGGGCAGGTGCCACCGCTCTGTGCACATCAGGGGCCCCATCAGTTGAATAAGTGTGGCTCCCTCTGCCTGAGGGGAGACAGTATAAGAACGCTCTGTGACTTGTAAAAATTAGCAACTTACTAGATGCTAGACACTTATACCCAATTAATCCCACAGGAACCCTCCAAGGGGGTCCTCTTACGAGCCCCATTTTAtagggaagaaactgaggcatggagtaAAGTCAGTTTGCTCAAGGCTGCAGTCAGtagatggcagagctgggactagggactaggcagcctggctccagtgCCCATGGTGGTAATCACAGCGCTCTGTACCTTCTcatcataaaatttttttttttttttttaaccctccgAAGTCAACCACCACCAGGCAGAGCCTCCCCAGCCCTACGTGTcttctccgcctctgtctctaaGGGAGTGTCCCGTCCAAGCAGCACACTTGGACTGGGTCACTGTTTTCCCCTCACAGCAGTCCTGTCAAATGTACAgccagtggtgtgtgtgtgtgtggctgcatgtgtgtgcatgtgcgcacatgtgtgtgcgtgtgtgcatgcgtgtgtgtatacatgtttgtgggtgggtgggtgttttACTCCCAAGGAGCAATAGATAGCAATGACCCACACCACACTCTagtggagggaggcagggatTTGGGGTGAGGAAGATATCTGCAATGAGCATCAATCATGAGAAAAAGCTGATGGCTTCATGGCTTGCATTTTAGCCACATCAAAAGGCCCTGTCCCTAACATTAAAAGTACACTCTTATTGTCACCATTCCTGTAAAGGTGTTCCCTGGGCATGCCCCCCATTTCTAAAATCTTAATCTGCCAGCATTGGGCCCCCTGGAGACTGGTGGCTCCCAGACAGGCAGGAGGCATGGAGTTGgggagaaggaaaccctggaCCCCACTCAGGTTGCCCTTTGGCTTCTTTTCAGCCAGGTCTGTGGCCCCCTCCCTGGCCTATCTGAGTGAGTATCTGCTGCCTGCCGCAGCTCCCACTGCCCCCTGCCTGCAGCTTGGCCCTGCCCCGTTCACCTTTAGGGTCTTGCCTGAATCAGCTCTCCGGAACAGACAGACAACTGGGTATCTCGAGGAGAGGTCGGAGGGCAGGAGCATTTGGGAGCAGGAAGGGGGAACTGGGTGGGGGTTCTGGTCCTTCTCAGGGCTGCTTGTTCAACTCAGCCCCTCTCCTCATTTGTGTCCACAGCCAACTACCAGCCTCCGCAAACACCCTACTACTATGGTGAGTGCCCTGGCTGACCCTGGGGCTAGGCACAGGATCCTGAGCACAGCACCTCCTGCTTGTCTGGGAGTCTACCCCGCAGGGCCCCAGAGGCAAGGGGAGGCCTCAGGTACAGTGAGAGGCACCTGGAGCCAGCCCCTTCTCTGATGTGCCCTCAGTGGACGGGGACCCCCACTTCATCATCCAAGTTTCAGAGAAAGATGATGCTATTTGCTTCAACATCGATGAAGACCCAGGCACGGTGCTGCGTCTCATCCAGGACCCAGTCACAGGTGGGCCACATGGACTAGTCCTCACTCTGCTCAGTGATGCACCCATCTTCATGAGCACAGTGCACCCTTCCCTGGCGGAGGGTGGCGGGGGGAGGGCTGCCCAGAGCCACAGTCTCCTGAAGTCCCCCAGGTGCCAGTGGTGTTGGAGAGATGGTTAGAGTTAAGGGCAGCCTGGGCCTGGGGTCTTTTCTCTAAAAGTTTTTCTCCCTGACCCAGCCAAGGGTCAGGTCCACAACGTGGGCCCTCAGCAGCCAGCATGGCCCAGGCGTGTCCAGGGACAGACAGTGCTGGCCTATAAAGTCCTGCTCTCTCCTTGGGCCCTCACTCTGCTACCCCTCAGCAGGCCTGTCTGAAGGGAAAGCCATGTTCCTAAATGGCAGCTTGGACTCAGATGATCTCCTTGGTTTGCCCCTGCCCTGTCCCCCTGGCAGGCCTCACGGTTAATGGGCAGATCACTGGGGACAAGATAGCCAGCCCTGACTCCCAGACCAGGAAGACTTACTTTGGAAAACTGGGGATTGCCAATGCTCTGATGGATCTCCGGATTGAGGTGACAACAGAGAAGATCACCCTGTGGAATGGGGCTGTGCAGAGCACTTTCAGCTGGTTGGACACAGTCACAATCACACAGGATGGGTAAGGTCCCTTGACTAGGTCTCTGAGGGGTGCTACAGCAGAAGGGGCTAAAAAGGCTCTTGAAGGACTTGGATAAATTCCAGGACAGAAGACCTACAGAGATCACAGGAGAGACTGGTGGTCTTGGAGTTCAGTCCCCTGACCTGGGAAGGGTGACCTTGGTGGCCTCCAATGCAGGGCCTGTCAGAGCCAGAACTGGAACTTGACAGATTGTAGGACTGACCTTGAGGGAAGGGTGCTTAGATGAAAGGTAATAACCTGGCAATTGGATAATAAGGATAATTCCCATTCCCATCTTCTCTGGCTAAACTAGTTAGTTCTCAAGCTCCTCAGCCTACCCTGTCTCCAGATCCCCAGAATCTGATGGGCAACACAGGAATGTTACCttcagtgaggctcagagagggagtggaacttgcccaaggtcacataggaaGTTACTGGCTGAGCTAGGGCTGAACCCTAGGCCTCTGGACTCCCAGGACAGCCTCCTCCTCTGCTTACAGAGAGGAATAAGGATCCACTCAGTGGAAGGCTTGGACAACATGTGTAGGCATCTTCTCTCTCACACCCCTAAAGTTGTTTCTGGAGTCTGTGCACTCCTAAGAGCCATGTACAGGGAAGGTTCTGGTGAGACATGCTTCAATTACATGTTCAGTGTTGTAGGCCTTGGGCCCCATGGCCACCTGCTGATCTCCTCTTCTCTCCCAGGCTGTCTGTGACAATCAAcaggaagaagaacatggcagtaTCCTTTGGAGATGGGGTTACCTTTGTGGTCATCCTGCACCAGGTGTGGAAGAAACATCCTGACCACCATGACTTTCTGGGCTTCTACGTGGTGGACAGTCACCGGATGTCAGTGCAGACACATGGGCTGCTTGGTATGGACTGTTCAGGCTGCAGGCTGTTCAGGCTATGTGGTACCTTGTACCCAATACACAACCCAGTCTTTGCACCAACCCTGAAAGGCCAGCTAGAGGCTGACAGCGTGAATGTTTTTATTCCCAGGACAATTCTTCCACCCCTTTGACTTTAAAGTGTCTGACGTCCACCCAGGCCCTGACCCCACAAAGCCAATTGCCACAATGGTGGTAAAGAACCATCAGCTGACAGTCACCAGGTGAGGGGGCTCCTCTGACCCTGCCCAGTAACAAGACAGAAGAAGGAAAGAGCCCTCTCTGAGCAGGCATATTTGTCTGGTGGGCTCTTATCTTCTGTAGGGTGCCCTTGTTTTTCTCTGGGGTCTCGGTCCCCTTTAAGCCCCTCCTATTTAAGGAAAAGGCCAAACTTGGCCACTTAGAAAGAATAATCATGTGACTCTCATTCTTGACCAAAGACTTCTGGGTTCTCAGAATTGCCAACTTCACGTTCTTTTTAACCTTAGATCCATGATATTAGCAGCCATCTTGCCCACCCTGTGTAACAGTATCTGTCTCCTTTCTCCCAGAGGCTCCCAGAAAGACTACAGGAAGGATGCCAGCATCGGCACAAAGGTCGTCTGCTGGTTTGTCCACAACAACGGGGAAGGGCTGATTGATGGTGTCCACACCGATTACATCATCCCCAGCCTGTTCTAAataaaaatgccagctcctgctGAGAACAGCTAGTCCAGGTTGACTAGCGTCAAGAATAGGGGCACAGAGCAGGGCTGGCAGGAGGAGCTGGAACAATAAAGCTTGAGGTGAAAACCAGACAGCTGCCAGCCTCTGCATCCATATATGGGCCCCTGCTCCAGGGAATGGATACCTAGGACCTGAGGCAGCTCAGATGAGGGGATGGCTGGTAGAAAGACAACTTCCTGGTCCTCTCCATCTATGCAACTGAAAGACGGGGTTGGTTGAGGCGGCACATCAGGGTGTCAAATGTATGATGGTTTGGGAAGGAAAAATCAAGAATTGGCTCTAGAGAAAAGGAGCTCCCAGTAGTCGGGAAGGGTTGAATGCATATCAGAGTCCAGGAGGGTCATAAGACAAGTCAGCAGTCATGATTCAGGGGCTCTTATCAGGACCTTCAGGCCTAAAAGTCCTTCTATGACTCAGAAGCAAGGAGTGCTCCAGGGAAGATACAGCTCACAGCTGGATGGGGATGTCATTTATCCCTTCCTCCTTCCaattatctatctatccatccacttACCTATCCAACAATACATCCATCCACCAACGTATCCATCCAAACGCCCATCCAAACACCCATCCAAACACCCATCCaaacacccatccatccatccatccatccatccatccatccatccatccatccatccatccatccatccatccatccatccatccatccatccatccatccatccatccatccatccatccatccatccatccatccatccatccatccacccacccattgaTCCAGCAGATAATCACAACATCCGCTCTGGGCCAGGATCTGGGGCACACAGCTTAGTAACCCACAGGTGTCccaagtttgccttcagctggattGGGCAATGCTGGGATCCTCTAATCGTATATCTTGGTAACCACCTGCTCCACCATCAAGGAGTTCAGGGTGGGGACAGAGAGAGGTTTTTGGAGGAGGGGCTCTGAGAGCTCTCCAGCCTGGACAACCCTCTCCTGTCTGGACAACTGCAACCGCCCCTTCCTGGGTCTCCCTGTCCCTCCCCTGCTGCATCACTTTCTAGGTTCTAGACACACAGGTTGCTTCCAGTTCTGCAAACACACCCCCTCCTGCCCTAGCTTCTTTGCctctgctgttgcctctgcctgAGGGTCTAAGGGCATATGGGGCAGAGGGTGCCCACTGAAAGAAGCAGTTAGTGGTTGGTGGCAGAGGAACACAATAAGGCTGAAGGAGTTTGAAATCAGACTGGGAAGGGCTATGGATGCCAGTGGGGGTGGGCTCGGGCCATGATTCACTAGGAAGTTGTCCTACCTCCCACTCTGGGGGCCCACTGACAGCCCCCCCCCGACCCCCAGAGCCAGAATAGGGCTTTCCAGGGCCCACACTGGCCTGGGAGCTGGAGAGGCCGCTAGAGGGTGGGAGGGCAGTCCAGGAGGAATGATTACCCTCAGAGAGATCCCAGGTGGCTAGTGGGGCTACTGAGGAACTGGCAGCTGTTATTGCCCTAGGGAGGGGGCATATGAGACACTGCTCCCACCCTGATGGCCTCCCCATGGCCCCAGGGTGAATGCAGCAGAAGCCCTGACTGGACTGGCCTGTGAACGGGGCAGGAAAGGGAACTACTAGAGGGGGTGGGCCTGCCATCCCATTCAGGAGCACTGGGTCTGCTGAGGAGCCACATGACATCTTGAGTGTCAATTttcacatctgcaaaatgggaaggaAGGTCCTGCCAACTGGAGAGTGTGCGAAGGCAGCGTTGTTAGTTTCTGGTCCTCCTGAGGGTACCTATCTCTGCCCTGGTGCTCCAGAGAGAAACCAAGCCTGGTAAGTcagggagaaaaagaggaagaggggCTCCAGCCAAAATTCTGCCTCCTCTCCCCAACACACAGATGGGGAGGCCCTTTACACAGATAACACGCAGATGGGGAGGCCCTTCGCACAGGCAAAAACTAGGCAGAACTGTCCTTTCCCTGACCTATGCCATCCTGGCTGCACCTCTCCCTGCCTATAGCCTTTGGTGGTTCCTGGGCTTTCAGGGTAGAGACTATGCTTCATGGCAAGGTAGACACAGTTCATGTTGGCCTGGCTCGCCCTCCCCACTGCTCCCTCCATCATCCCCTTCACCTCATCCCACAGGACCGCTTTCCTTCACCTCCCTGAACTCAGCAAAGCATGTCCTGGTTCTAGGCCTGGacatatgctgttccctctgcctggtgtccttgttcttcttttccattgGGCTAACTTCTCTTTGTTCTTCAAAACTCAACCCCAGTGCAACTGAAGCCACTCTTGGCAGTCACCTTTCACCCAAATAATAGagtggcctataaaataaacaataacatctgtgaggaatgtgctccttagaacaatcaactattatgagaccaagtgggcaacattttcccaaaagcaaaaatgtaaaggcaaggaggggcagggaaatggtagggatggaaacagggaaaaaaaccaaaaaccaaacccattgccaagcgagtcgattctgactcataacgaccatataggacagagtagaactgccccacagagtttccaaggagcccctggtggattcaaactgccaacctttcggttagtagcggtagctcttaaccactacaccaccatggtttctgagatgaggaaggcagggtggagatggggagagtactgacacattgcagggatagcaACCCATGTCACGGAACAATTGGTGTATGCATTGTTGAATGGAAAACTGATTTTcatcttcttatttttttcttgtgctaaCCCAATAACTTTTGAACACAGTACTTTATATAAATTCGGGTTAAAAGCAAAAAGAACTCTAGTTAAGTAGAACCCTAATTAAGTAGGTTTGATTTTTTACAGTAGTATAATTAGCAATTCTGAAAACACTTTATATAAgaaccagttgccctcgagtaggttccaactcatggcaatgccaggCGTATCAGAGTAGACCaggaggttttttctttttaattttattgcacttcagttgaaagtttacagcgcaaactagtttctcactcaaaaatttacatacaaattgttttgtgccattggttgcaacccccacaatgtgtcagcactccccgCCCAACCTTTTACCTTTACacttgggttccctgtgtctattcctccagttttcctgtcccttcctgccttcttgtctttgcttttgggcaggtgttgcccatttggtctcgtatacttgattgacctaagaagcatgttcctcacgtgttttttgtttgttttataggcctgtctaatctttggctgaaagatggacttcaggagtggcttcagttctgagttagcagggtattcGAGGGCCACAGTCTCGGcggttcctccagtctcggtTAGAccagaagtctggtcttttttttttttttttttttgcgaatttgaattttgttcatttttctcctgctctatctggaaccctctattgtgatccttgtcagagccatCGGTAGTggcagccagacaccatctagttcttctggactcaggctcttggaggccgtggttcatgtggacaattagtcctttggactaatattttccttgtgtctttggttttcttcattcttctttgctctggatgggatgggaccaatagatgtatctgagagggccacttgcaagcttttcagaccccagatgttactcaccaaagtaggatgtaggacactttttttaatgaactatgttatgccaattgacctagatgtccccgagaCCATGacggatgagaaactaatttgctgtgtatactttcacctaaaaacataataaaatattaaaaaaaaaaaaaaaacttgctataaaaatgttcattaacaatttaaaaaaaaaaaaaaaaaactcagccccAGAAACACCAgttccagaaagccttccctgatatCCCCTGGGATGGGGGAGATGTCTCCCCCGGGATCCTGCAGCACCTGGTGCTTTTCTCTGTGGCAGTGTCTGTCATGGTGCCCAGTGTACTCACAGCACCTGGCTTAGACCCAAGGAGGTGCTGGAAAGAGCTTGATGAAGGAAACAGTGAAGGGCATGGCTCTCCTTTCATTGGTTCACAGATGACGCCTCCCCTGAAGGTGCTGGCTGGACTCCTCTGCCATTGCACAAATTCCACAGCCCCGTTCTGGTGGCCCGTGTCCCATAGGGGTGAGTTTAGGATGGGCACTCCTCCCTCCATCTGGTGTGTCAGGGCTAGCCCCACAGTAAGCCTAACAGAGCCTCCCGGCTGCTCCTGTGTCTTAGAGAGCTCTGGCCTGAGGCCCTCTGAATGTCCTTCACAAAATGACTCAGCCTGAGGTCCCCTCCTGCCAGCGAGGCTTGACGGAAAGGCAGCAGTGCAGGGAAGGGTGTTTCTGTGTGTTTGGCAAACCTGCTGCTGGAGATCCCTCCCACCAGCCTGTCTTTTGACCTTTCTAGGAAGACTCACTCAGTAAACACCCTCCCCAGTTCAAAAGCTGGGAAAAGAACATTTTTCATTTGGATCATTAAAGCTGTCTGTCaactcggctgggccatgattctcagtggtttggcagttatgatgtagtttggcagtggtATAATTATGtcgtcacctccatgatgaaatctgatataatgtgctcacctccacgatgagatctgctgtgagtacccaatcagttgaaagggagtttccttaggggtgtggcctgcatccaatataggtggactttctggcaaagcttgtgggcttttgcttgctctggatctggCAGGtggttcctgtttgtctgacctccagttcttgggacttgagctagcagcttacctgccatcttgcctgcttatcttgggattcattggtctccTCAACCTGTGAGCCGGGCAAGTCTCC is a window of Elephas maximus indicus isolate mEleMax1 chromosome 20, mEleMax1 primary haplotype, whole genome shotgun sequence DNA encoding:
- the ITIH3 gene encoding inter-alpha-trypsin inhibitor heavy chain H3 isoform X9, with the translated sequence MAPALWSCLILVLFSGLVASGFPRSPFRPLGKRSLPEGVVDGIEVYSTKISCTVTSRFAHNVVTTRAVNRAEKAKEVSFDVELPKTAFITNFTLTIDGVTYPGNVKEKEVAKKQYEKAVSQGKTAGLVKASGRKLEKFTVSVNVAAGSKVTFELTYEELLKRHKGKYEMYLKVQPKQLVKHFEIEADIFEPQGISMLDAEASFITNDLLGSALTKSFSGKKGRVSFKPSLEQQRSCPTCADSLLNGDFTITYDVNRESPANVQIVNGYFVHFFAPQGLPAVPKNVVFVIDISGSMTGRKIQQTREALLRILGDVKENDYLNFILFSSDVTTWKDSLVQATPENLQEARAFVRNIHSGGMTNINDGLLRAISMLNKAREEHKIPERSTSIVIMLTDGDANVGESRPEKIQENVRNAISGKFPLYNLGFGNNLNYNFLESMALENHGLARRIYEDSDADLQLQATNDLTFTEEVDVKEMEKALKEQEYIFGNYIERLWAYLTIEQLLDKRKNAYGEEKENLTAQALDLSLKYHFVTPLTSMVVTKPEDSEDQTAIADKPGEDAEARSVAPSLAYLTNYQPPQTPYYYVDGDPHFIIQVSEKDDAICFNIDEDPGTVLRLIQDPVTGLTVNGQITGDKIASPDSQTRKTYFGKLGIANALMDLRIEVTTEKITLWNGAVQSTFSWLDTVTITQDGLSVTINRKKNMAVSFGDGVTFVVILHQVWKKHPDHHDFLGFYVVDSHRMSVQTHGLLGQFFHPFDFKVSDVHPGPDPTKPIATMVVKNHQLTVTRGSQKDYRKDASIGTKVVCWFVHNNGEGLIDGVHTDYIIPSLF
- the ITIH3 gene encoding inter-alpha-trypsin inhibitor heavy chain H3 isoform X10 encodes the protein MAPALWSCLILVLFSGLVASGFPRSPFRPLGKRSLPEGVVDGIEVYSTKISCTVTSRFAHNVVTTRAVNRAEKAKEVSFDVELPKTAFITNFTLTIDGVTYPGNVKEKEVAKKQYEKAVSQGKTAGLVKASGRKLEKFTVSVNVAAGSKVTFELTYEELLKRHKGKYEMYLKVQPKQLVKHFEIEADIFEPQGISMLDAEASFITNDLLGSALTKSFSGKKGRVSFKPSLEQQRSCPTCADSLLNGDFTITYDVNRESPANVQIVNGYFVHFFAPQGLPAVPKNVVFVIDISGSMTGRKIQQTREALLRILGDVKENDYLNFILFSSDVTTWKDSLVQATPENLQEARAFVRNIHSGGMTNINDGLLRAISMLNKAREEHKIPERSTSIVIMLTDGDANVGESRPEKIQENVRNAISGKFPLYNLGFGNNLNYNFLESMALENHGLARRIYEDSDADLQLQGFYEEVANPLLTKVEVDYPENAILDLTQNSYQHFYDGSEIVVAGRLLDEDLNSFKADVKGHGATNDLTFTEEVTTEKITLWNGAVQSTFSWLDTVTITQDGLSVTINRKKNMAVSFGDGVTFVVILHQVWKKHPDHHDFLGFYVVDSHRMSVQTHGLLGQFFHPFDFKVSDVHPGPDPTKPIATMVVKNHQLTVTRGSQKDYRKDASIGTKVVCWFVHNNGEGLIDGVHTDYIIPSLF